One genomic window of Bradyrhizobium sp. CCGE-LA001 includes the following:
- a CDS encoding Zn-dependent alcohol dehydrogenase — protein sequence MKAAVLHEVNQPLVIEDISLPKPGPREVLIRTSVAGLCHSDLHFMEGLYPHPLPAVLGHESAGVVEQVGSDVTYVKPGDHVVTCLSVFCGTCDNCTTGRTVLCTDTTVKMMPGVSNRMQWSRPEKLHQFLNLSSFAEQMLVHENAIVKIRKEMPLDLAALIGCGVITGYGAVVNTAKVTAGETVAVIGCGGVGMAAINGAQIAGAGRIIAIDTNPAKLQLATKLGATDIINPADGDVVKQVRDLTNGGVHHSFEVLGRKETAEQAFGMLTSGGTATIVGMIPFGQKIELHGFDFLRERKIQGSSMGSNHFRVDMPRLVDFYLRGRLHLEDWISAKLKLSEINEGFANMKAGKTLRSVIVFDS from the coding sequence ATGAAGGCCGCCGTCCTCCATGAAGTCAACCAGCCGCTCGTCATCGAGGACATCAGCCTGCCGAAGCCCGGCCCGCGCGAGGTTCTGATCCGCACATCGGTTGCCGGGCTCTGCCATTCCGATCTGCACTTCATGGAAGGACTTTACCCGCATCCATTGCCCGCGGTGCTTGGACACGAATCCGCCGGGGTGGTCGAGCAGGTCGGCTCCGACGTCACTTACGTCAAGCCCGGCGATCATGTCGTCACCTGCCTGTCGGTATTCTGCGGCACCTGCGACAACTGCACCACGGGCCGTACCGTGCTCTGCACCGACACCACGGTGAAGATGATGCCGGGCGTCTCGAACCGGATGCAGTGGTCGAGGCCCGAGAAGCTGCACCAGTTCCTCAATCTGTCCTCCTTCGCCGAGCAGATGCTGGTGCACGAGAACGCCATCGTGAAGATCCGTAAAGAAATGCCGCTCGATCTCGCCGCCCTGATCGGCTGCGGCGTTATCACCGGCTACGGCGCGGTGGTGAATACGGCCAAGGTGACGGCCGGCGAGACCGTGGCGGTGATCGGCTGCGGCGGCGTCGGCATGGCCGCGATCAACGGCGCGCAGATCGCCGGCGCCGGCCGCATCATCGCCATCGATACCAATCCGGCCAAGCTCCAGCTCGCGACCAAGCTGGGCGCGACCGACATCATCAATCCTGCCGATGGCGACGTCGTCAAGCAGGTGCGCGACCTCACCAATGGCGGCGTGCATCATTCCTTCGAGGTGCTCGGCCGCAAGGAGACCGCCGAGCAGGCCTTCGGCATGCTGACGTCCGGCGGCACCGCCACCATCGTCGGCATGATCCCGTTCGGGCAGAAGATCGAGCTGCATGGCTTCGACTTTCTGCGCGAGCGCAAAATCCAGGGCTCCTCGATGGGCTCGAACCACTTTCGCGTCGACATGCCGCGCCTGGTCGATTTCTACCTGCGCGGCCGGCTGCACCTGGAGGACTGGATCTCGGCCAAGCTGAAGCTGAGCGAGATCAACGAGGGCTTCGCCAACATGAAGGCCGGCAAGACGCTGCGCAGCGTCATCGTGTTCGATAGCTGA
- a CDS encoding enoyl-CoA hydratase: protein MTTETTIDTGTNELLCVIRDRVAIITLNRPEARNSLSDALTPALRTMIRSCGENPDVGALLLTGAGEAFCAGGNVKGMGEHRDPKKLEMSLEERVADLQERQRLLTGALVSVRKPTIAALPGPAVGAGLAIAMACDIRIAAQSAFVATGYARIALSGDYGIAWLLTRLVGTARARELMFTGDRVDAARCEAIGLVNRVGPDDKLQAEAFALAGSLAAGPRLALRYMKDNLDEAVLFDFETARDHEAERLVRLTTTADHKEAVQAFIEKRKPVFTGK from the coding sequence ATGACCACGGAAACCACCATCGACACCGGCACGAACGAACTCCTCTGCGTCATTCGCGACCGCGTCGCAATCATCACGCTGAACCGACCGGAGGCGCGCAACTCGCTGTCGGATGCGCTGACGCCGGCGCTGCGCACGATGATCCGGAGCTGCGGCGAGAACCCGGATGTCGGCGCGCTGCTGCTCACCGGCGCGGGCGAAGCCTTCTGCGCCGGCGGCAACGTCAAGGGCATGGGCGAGCATCGCGATCCGAAGAAGCTGGAGATGTCGCTGGAAGAGCGCGTCGCCGATCTGCAGGAGCGGCAGCGGCTGCTCACGGGCGCGCTGGTGTCGGTGCGCAAGCCGACCATCGCCGCCCTGCCCGGCCCCGCGGTCGGCGCGGGCCTTGCCATCGCCATGGCCTGCGACATCCGCATCGCCGCGCAATCGGCCTTCGTCGCCACCGGCTATGCCCGCATCGCGCTCAGCGGCGATTACGGCATCGCCTGGCTGCTCACCCGTCTGGTCGGCACCGCGCGAGCGCGCGAATTGATGTTCACCGGCGACCGGGTCGATGCTGCCAGGTGCGAGGCCATCGGCCTCGTCAATCGCGTCGGGCCTGATGACAAGCTGCAGGCCGAAGCTTTCGCCTTGGCGGGGTCGCTCGCCGCAGGTCCGCGCCTGGCGCTGCGCTACATGAAGGACAATCTCGACGAAGCCGTGCTGTTCGACTTCGAAACCGCCCGCGACCATGAGGCGGAACGGCTGGTGCGCCTGACCACGACCGCGGATCACAAGGAGGCCGTGCAGGCCTTCATCGAGAAGCGCAAGCCGGTGTTCACGGGGAAGTAG
- a CDS encoding MBL fold metallo-hydrolase, with protein sequence MSLKFSVGDLTIHRVIEQETSFVPALEMLPGLTSEVLAENRAWMREAKALDEHDVLLLCFQSYVVKTPHHTILIDSCIGNDKPRPQRPKWNMKTDDTYLTGLKAAGFSVDDIDFVMCTHLHVDHVGWNTRLENGRWVPTFPKARYLFAKQEFDHWFAQNAKAEVPPFADSVLPVVEAKRHELVGNDHQIGDHVRILPTPGHTPGHIAITMGRGKDDAVFSGDLMHSPLQTLYPELSIKFDVDPPAAAKTRRSFLERYCDTDTLCCTAHFPSPSVGKIKRKGHAFVCAAV encoded by the coding sequence ATGAGCCTGAAGTTCTCAGTCGGCGATCTCACCATCCATCGCGTCATCGAGCAGGAAACCTCGTTCGTCCCGGCACTGGAGATGCTGCCGGGCCTGACGAGCGAAGTGCTGGCCGAGAACCGGGCCTGGATGCGGGAGGCGAAGGCGCTGGATGAGCATGACGTGCTGCTGCTGTGCTTCCAGTCCTACGTGGTGAAGACGCCGCACCACACCATTTTGATCGACAGCTGCATCGGCAACGACAAGCCGCGACCGCAGCGGCCGAAATGGAACATGAAGACCGACGACACCTATTTAACCGGCCTCAAGGCCGCAGGGTTCTCGGTCGATGACATCGACTTCGTGATGTGTACGCATCTGCATGTCGACCATGTCGGCTGGAATACGCGGCTGGAAAACGGCCGCTGGGTGCCGACCTTCCCCAAGGCGCGCTATCTATTCGCCAAGCAGGAGTTCGATCATTGGTTCGCGCAAAACGCGAAGGCGGAGGTGCCACCCTTCGCCGATAGCGTGCTGCCGGTGGTCGAGGCCAAGCGCCATGAGCTCGTCGGCAACGACCACCAGATCGGCGATCACGTGCGCATCCTGCCGACCCCCGGCCACACGCCGGGCCATATCGCCATCACGATGGGCCGTGGCAAGGACGATGCGGTGTTCTCCGGCGATCTCATGCATTCGCCGCTTCAGACGCTCTATCCGGAGCTGTCGATCAAGTTCGACGTCGATCCGCCCGCAGCAGCAAAAACGCGCCGCAGTTTTCTCGAGCGCTATTGTGACACCGATACGCTGTGCTGCACCGCGCATTTCCCCTCGCCGTCGGTCGGGAAGATCAAGCGCAAGGGCCACGCATTCGTCTGCGCGGCGGTGTGA
- a CDS encoding acyl-CoA dehydrogenase family protein yields the protein MHKPVQAQPEKVAAEPSGLLAPDTSGMNFYRADPALTDLLRIHLPDRLFRHIEPHLDRLGELAGGVLDECARLADRHTPILHQRDKFGRDVQWIEYHPAYRELEKAAFGEFGIHALSIRKGIMGWPDKYPVVAKHAFTFLFNQTEFGMGCPINVTDGCAKLLANFGSEALKAKYLDGLTQTDMSKLTQGGQFMTEKEGGSDVGTLTTRAAQEGGHWRLYGEKWFCSNADAKVVMLLARPEGAGPGTRGVGLFLMPRFLDDGSQNHYRIVRLKDKLGTRSMASGEIKFEGAIAYAVGKLDRGFVQMAEMVNSSRLSNGVKSTALMRRAYHDAMTVARNRVVFGSRIIDLPLGRRQMLKIMLPVEQALSMSFLTADALDRAEAGSQDAAALLRILTPTLKFRATRDARKVCGDALEMRGGIGYIEEFATPRLLRDAHLGSVWEGTGNIVAIDALRRAVGRHGAESALAADLHARLDDSATVPQAWRDHLRGLVDRAVGLAREVASKADNEADARRATSLLYHVASAVALAWEAHRIHDMRGDARRLLLSRLVVDHRVSPGDPFRLTENPVRAKIAALLLGDSSAGMSEVGELVLAA from the coding sequence ATGCACAAGCCGGTCCAAGCGCAGCCCGAAAAAGTCGCGGCCGAGCCGTCCGGCCTGCTGGCGCCCGACACCTCGGGCATGAATTTCTACCGCGCCGATCCGGCGCTGACGGACCTGCTGCGCATCCATCTGCCTGATAGACTTTTCCGTCACATCGAGCCGCATCTCGATCGTCTCGGCGAACTCGCCGGCGGCGTGCTCGACGAATGCGCGCGGCTCGCCGACCGGCACACGCCCATTCTGCACCAGCGCGACAAGTTCGGCCGCGACGTGCAGTGGATCGAATATCATCCGGCCTATCGCGAACTGGAGAAGGCCGCGTTCGGCGAGTTCGGCATTCACGCGCTCTCGATCCGAAAGGGCATCATGGGCTGGCCTGACAAATATCCTGTTGTCGCCAAGCACGCCTTCACCTTCCTGTTCAACCAGACCGAATTCGGCATGGGCTGCCCGATCAACGTCACCGACGGCTGCGCAAAACTGCTGGCGAATTTCGGCAGCGAGGCGCTGAAGGCGAAGTATCTCGACGGTCTCACACAGACAGACATGAGCAAGCTGACGCAGGGCGGCCAGTTCATGACCGAAAAGGAGGGCGGCTCCGACGTCGGCACGTTGACCACGCGCGCGGCGCAGGAGGGCGGCCATTGGCGCCTCTATGGCGAGAAATGGTTCTGCTCGAATGCCGACGCCAAGGTGGTGATGCTGCTCGCCCGCCCTGAAGGCGCCGGCCCCGGCACGCGCGGCGTCGGGCTGTTCCTGATGCCGCGCTTCCTCGACGACGGCTCGCAGAACCACTACCGGATCGTGCGTCTCAAGGACAAGCTCGGCACCCGCTCGATGGCCTCGGGCGAGATCAAGTTCGAAGGCGCCATCGCCTATGCCGTCGGCAAGCTCGACCGCGGCTTCGTGCAGATGGCCGAGATGGTGAACTCGTCGCGGCTCTCCAACGGCGTCAAGTCGACCGCGCTGATGCGCCGGGCCTATCACGACGCGATGACGGTCGCGAGGAACCGAGTGGTGTTCGGCAGCCGTATCATCGACCTGCCGCTGGGACGGCGGCAGATGCTGAAGATCATGCTGCCAGTCGAGCAGGCGCTGTCGATGAGCTTCCTCACCGCCGATGCGCTCGACCGCGCCGAAGCCGGCAGTCAGGACGCCGCGGCGCTGTTGCGCATCCTCACTCCGACGCTGAAATTCCGCGCCACCCGCGACGCGCGAAAGGTCTGCGGCGATGCGCTCGAGATGCGCGGCGGCATCGGCTATATCGAGGAATTCGCCACACCCCGTCTGCTGCGCGACGCCCATCTCGGCTCGGTCTGGGAAGGCACGGGCAACATCGTCGCGATCGACGCGCTCAGGCGCGCTGTCGGTCGTCACGGTGCCGAATCCGCGCTCGCGGCCGATCTGCATGCCCGGCTCGACGACAGCGCGACCGTGCCGCAGGCCTGGCGCGACCATCTGCGCGGGCTCGTCGATCGTGCCGTCGGCCTCGCACGCGAGGTCGCGTCAAAGGCCGACAACGAGGCGGACGCGCGGCGCGCCACCAGCCTGCTCTATCACGTCGCAAGCGCGGTCGCGCTCGCCTGGGAGGCACACCGCATCCACGACATGCGCGGCGATGCGCGCCGGCTGCTGCTGTCGCGTCTCGTGGTCGACCACCGCGTGTCGCCGGGTGATCCGTTCCGGCTGACGGAAAATCCCGTGCGGGCGAAGATCGCCGCACTGCTGCTTGGCGACAGCTCAGCCGGCATGAGCGAGGTTGGCGAACTGGTTCTGGCGGCGTAG
- the mbfA gene encoding iron exporter MbfA, with product MKSFSELTEREVLAVAISSEEEDSRIYMTFAEDLRERYPDTARIFEQMAEEERGHRHRLLQLYEQRFGPHLPPIRRDDVKGFLRRRPIWLTKNLPLDTIRKEVETMELEAERFYARAAEQAEDVGVRRLLGDLAEEEKHHEHRATELTDEILKPDVRAEEDRTRRRMFVLQYVQPGLAGLMDGSVSTLAPLFAAAFATHQNWQTFLVGLAASIGAGISMGFAEALSDDGSLTGRGSPWLRGLTCGAMTTLGGLGHTAPYLVPDSWANAFWIATAIACVVVFFELWAIAFIRSRYMDTPFLQAVFQIVLGGAIVLAVGIVIGAA from the coding sequence GTGAAGAGTTTTTCCGAGCTGACGGAGCGCGAGGTGCTGGCGGTCGCGATCTCCTCCGAGGAGGAGGACAGCCGCATCTACATGACCTTCGCCGAAGATCTGCGGGAGCGTTATCCGGACACGGCCAGGATCTTCGAGCAGATGGCCGAGGAGGAGCGCGGCCATCGGCATCGCCTCCTCCAGCTCTACGAGCAGCGTTTTGGCCCACACCTGCCGCCGATCCGCCGCGACGACGTCAAAGGCTTCTTGCGCCGGCGCCCGATCTGGCTGACCAAGAACCTGCCGCTCGACACCATCCGGAAAGAGGTCGAGACCATGGAGCTCGAGGCCGAGCGCTTCTACGCGCGCGCCGCCGAGCAGGCCGAGGATGTCGGCGTGCGCCGCCTGCTCGGCGATCTCGCCGAGGAAGAGAAGCATCACGAGCACCGCGCCACAGAGCTTACCGACGAGATCCTCAAGCCGGACGTGCGCGCCGAGGAAGACCGCACGCGGCGGCGGATGTTCGTGCTGCAGTATGTGCAGCCCGGGCTCGCCGGGCTGATGGACGGATCGGTCTCGACGCTGGCGCCGCTGTTTGCCGCGGCCTTCGCCACGCACCAGAACTGGCAGACCTTCCTGGTGGGCCTTGCCGCCTCGATCGGAGCCGGCATCAGCATGGGCTTTGCGGAAGCGCTGTCCGACGATGGTTCGCTCACCGGGCGCGGCTCGCCTTGGCTGCGCGGCCTCACCTGCGGCGCGATGACGACGCTCGGCGGCCTCGGCCACACCGCGCCTTATTTGGTGCCCGACAGCTGGGCCAACGCATTCTGGATCGCGACCGCAATCGCCTGCGTCGTCGTGTTCTTCGAATTGTGGGCGATCGCCTTCATCCGCTCGCGCTACATGGACACGCCGTTCCTCCAGGCCGTGTTCCAGATCGTGCTCGGCGGCGCCATCGTGCTGGCGGTGGGGATCGTGATCGGGGCGGCGTAG
- a CDS encoding fumarylacetoacetate hydrolase family protein gives MKLVRYGEKGAEKPGLIDKSGQLRDLSAHVKDLTGEAYSPDTLKKLAAIDPASLPAVSGKPRLGAPVTGISKFVAIGLNYSDHAKETGAAIPTEPIIFMKANTSLSGPNDAVEKPRGSTKLDWEVEIAAIIGTRAKYVSEADALNYVAGYCVCNDVSERHFQTERLGQWTKGKSHDTFGPLGPWLATKDEIKDVQDLSMWLDVNGQRRQTGSTKTMIFSMAKCVSYVSQFMTLLPGDIITTGTPPGVGLGMKPPTFLNVGDVVTLGIEGLGEQRQEIIAA, from the coding sequence ATGAAGCTTGTTCGTTATGGCGAGAAGGGTGCGGAAAAGCCCGGCCTGATCGACAAATCCGGCCAGTTGCGCGACCTGTCGGCGCATGTGAAGGACCTCACCGGCGAAGCCTATTCGCCTGATACCCTGAAGAAGCTTGCCGCCATCGATCCCGCCTCGCTGCCCGCCGTTTCCGGCAAGCCGCGCCTCGGCGCTCCGGTCACGGGTATCTCGAAATTCGTCGCCATCGGCCTCAATTACAGCGACCACGCCAAGGAGACGGGCGCTGCGATTCCGACCGAGCCGATCATCTTCATGAAGGCGAACACTTCGTTGTCCGGCCCGAACGACGCGGTCGAGAAGCCGCGCGGCTCGACCAAGCTCGACTGGGAGGTCGAGATCGCCGCGATCATCGGCACGCGCGCCAAATATGTCTCGGAGGCCGACGCGCTGAACTACGTCGCCGGCTATTGCGTCTGCAACGACGTGTCCGAGCGCCACTTCCAGACCGAGCGCCTGGGCCAGTGGACCAAGGGCAAGTCGCACGACACGTTCGGCCCGCTCGGGCCGTGGCTCGCCACCAAGGACGAGATCAAGGACGTGCAGGATCTGTCGATGTGGCTCGACGTCAACGGCCAGCGTCGCCAAACCGGCTCGACCAAGACCATGATCTTCTCCATGGCCAAGTGCGTCTCCTACGTCTCGCAGTTTATGACGCTGCTGCCGGGCGACATCATCACGACGGGCACCCCGCCCGGCGTCGGCCTCGGCATGAAGCCGCCGACCTTCCTCAATGTCGGCGACGTCGTCACGCTCGGCATCGAAGGTCTCGGCGAGCAGCGCCAGGAGATCATCGCGGCGTAA
- a CDS encoding nuclear transport factor 2 family protein: MSDDLERLTALNHDYVAAVQNCDVKRFDEILAPEFYCSNPDKTLVNRAAFLEQTARPIAIRNLHAHDVNIRIMGDFAIIHAATSYTTADGQQATGRYTDCWAKQNGRWLAVSAHVSR, translated from the coding sequence ATGAGCGACGACCTCGAGCGGCTCACCGCGCTCAACCACGACTATGTCGCCGCCGTGCAGAATTGCGACGTCAAGCGCTTCGACGAGATCCTGGCGCCGGAGTTCTACTGCTCGAATCCGGACAAGACGCTTGTGAACCGCGCCGCCTTCCTGGAGCAGACGGCGCGGCCGATCGCGATCCGCAATCTGCACGCGCACGACGTCAATATCCGCATCATGGGTGACTTCGCCATCATCCACGCCGCAACGAGCTATACGACGGCCGATGGCCAGCAGGCGACGGGGCGGTACACCGATTGCTGGGCCAAGCAGAACGGCAGATGGCTCGCGGTGTCCGCGCACGTGTCGCGGTGA
- a CDS encoding SDR family NAD(P)-dependent oxidoreductase → MEHPKYKIALIVGAGEGLSASLARLLAAQNIRVALAARKIEKLGALCTATGAKAYACNATDPEEVERLFGLVEREIGTPDLVVYNASGRTRGPFVDLVPADVAQAIAVSAYGGFLVAQQAAKRMLPNKHGAILFTGASASVKGYAQSASFAMGKFALRGLAQSLARELSPQGIHVAHFVIDGGIRSAARTEPADKPDSMLDPDAIAESYWSVLQQPRSAWSWELELRPWVENF, encoded by the coding sequence ATGGAACACCCGAAATACAAGATCGCGCTCATCGTCGGCGCCGGCGAAGGATTGAGCGCGTCGCTGGCGCGGCTGTTGGCCGCCCAGAATATCCGCGTCGCCCTTGCCGCGCGCAAGATCGAGAAGCTCGGCGCGCTCTGCACCGCGACCGGCGCCAAGGCCTATGCCTGCAACGCGACGGACCCCGAGGAAGTCGAGCGGCTGTTCGGCCTCGTCGAGCGCGAGATCGGCACGCCCGATCTCGTCGTCTACAACGCCAGCGGCCGCACCCGCGGACCGTTCGTGGATCTCGTCCCCGCCGATGTGGCGCAGGCGATCGCGGTCAGCGCCTATGGCGGCTTCCTGGTGGCGCAGCAGGCGGCCAAGCGCATGCTGCCGAACAAGCATGGCGCGATCCTGTTCACCGGGGCCTCGGCCAGCGTGAAGGGCTATGCTCAGTCGGCATCGTTCGCGATGGGCAAGTTCGCACTGCGCGGGCTGGCGCAGAGCCTCGCACGCGAATTGTCGCCGCAAGGCATCCATGTCGCGCATTTCGTCATCGACGGCGGCATTCGCAGTGCCGCGCGCACCGAACCCGCGGACAAGCCGGATTCGATGCTCGATCCCGACGCGATCGCAGAGAGCTATTGGAGCGTGTTGCAGCAGCCGCGCAGCGCCTGGAGCTGGGAGCTGGAGCTGCGGCCCTGGGTGGAGAATTTTTGA
- a CDS encoding alpha/beta hydrolase: MTDLPEIPLPAGIRSRYVEGINGLRMHVLEAGFETKERPCILLLHGFPELAFSWRKVMPALAAAGYHVIAPDQRGYGRTTGWSAEYDDDLTPFSLLNLVRDALALVSAFGYRQVDLAGHDFGSPVAAWCALIRPDVFRSVTMMSAPFGGPPALPFDTVDRPSKPAVEDPVHRELAALPRPRKHYQWYYSTRQANAEMQQAPQGLHDFLRAYYHHKSADWTDNKPYPLKSWSAGELAKLPTYYVMDLNETMAETVSKEMPSPAAIAANQWLPDSDLAYYAAEYGRTGFQGGLQWYRYGTSGMLNNEMQLFAGRSIDVPSCFISGKQDWGTYQRPGVYEAMQGRGCTKMLGCHLVDGAGHWVQQEQPAEVSRLLLEFLANTCTG, from the coding sequence ATGACCGATCTCCCCGAAATCCCCCTGCCCGCCGGCATTCGCTCGCGTTACGTCGAGGGCATCAACGGCTTGCGGATGCATGTGCTGGAGGCCGGCTTCGAAACCAAAGAGCGGCCCTGTATCCTGTTGCTCCACGGCTTTCCCGAGCTCGCCTTCTCCTGGCGCAAGGTGATGCCCGCACTCGCCGCCGCCGGCTATCACGTGATCGCGCCGGACCAGCGCGGCTATGGCCGCACGACGGGATGGAGCGCCGAGTATGACGACGATCTCACCCCCTTCTCGCTCTTGAATCTGGTCCGCGACGCGCTCGCCCTGGTGTCGGCGTTCGGCTACAGGCAGGTCGATCTGGCCGGGCACGATTTCGGCAGCCCGGTCGCGGCCTGGTGCGCACTGATCCGGCCCGATGTGTTTCGTTCGGTCACGATGATGAGCGCGCCCTTCGGCGGACCACCGGCGCTGCCGTTCGACACGGTCGACCGTCCGTCGAAGCCCGCGGTGGAAGATCCCGTTCATCGCGAACTCGCCGCGCTGCCGCGTCCGCGAAAGCACTATCAATGGTACTATTCGACACGCCAGGCCAATGCCGAGATGCAGCAGGCCCCGCAGGGCCTGCATGATTTCCTGCGCGCCTATTATCATCACAAGAGTGCGGACTGGACCGACAACAAGCCTTATCCGCTGAAGTCATGGTCCGCAGGCGAGCTGGCAAAGCTGCCGACCTACTACGTCATGGACTTGAATGAGACCATGGCCGAAACGGTCTCGAAGGAGATGCCCTCTCCCGCTGCGATCGCCGCCAATCAATGGCTGCCGGACAGCGATCTCGCCTATTACGCCGCCGAATATGGCCGCACCGGATTCCAGGGCGGGCTGCAATGGTATCGCTACGGCACGTCGGGCATGCTCAACAACGAGATGCAATTGTTCGCTGGACGAAGCATCGACGTGCCCTCCTGCTTCATCTCGGGCAAGCAGGATTGGGGCACCTATCAGCGCCCGGGCGTGTACGAAGCAATGCAGGGACGCGGCTGCACGAAGATGCTCGGCTGCCATCTCGTCGACGGCGCCGGTCATTGGGTGCAGCAGGAACAGCCGGCCGAGGTGAGCAGGTTGCTGCTGGAGTTTCTCGCCAACACTTGCACCGGCTGA
- a CDS encoding amidase, protein MAGSQWSFESAVELSTALTAKKVSAVELTRDAIGRIERHDGKINAICVRDFDRALAAARDADVALARGERKPLLGLPLTIKESFNIAGLPTTWGFVPQKNFKPAEDALPVARIKQAGGVILGKTNVPVGLGDWQSYNDIYGTTNNPYDLGRTPGGSSGGSSAALAAGYCALATGSDIGGSLRVPAFHCGIFAHKPTINLCAARGETPPPFPAIPREGDLAVIGPMARTAADLSLLLDVMAGPDPLEAGVAYKLDLPAARHQTLRDFRVLLIESHPLLPTDRDVRGAIDTLATDLSKAGVTVARESPLLPDFAETSRLYMRMLLGFLGAFFLPEELADVQARASRLSPEDRSLSAERLRGATESHRAWVLDAGARAGLRAQWRALFKRFDAVICPIMPTPAFPHDHSPEQRLRTIGIDGKDYPYSDQLAWPGIATLPGLPATAVPLGLSKDGLPIGVQIVGPFLEDRTPLKLAELIEREFGGFVPPPMFND, encoded by the coding sequence GTGGCCGGATCGCAATGGAGTTTCGAGAGCGCCGTCGAGCTGTCGACTGCGCTGACGGCAAAGAAAGTTTCCGCGGTCGAGCTCACCCGGGACGCGATCGGCCGCATCGAACGGCACGACGGTAAGATCAACGCGATCTGCGTTCGCGATTTCGATCGCGCGCTCGCTGCAGCACGCGATGCGGATGTCGCACTGGCGCGCGGCGAGCGGAAGCCGCTGCTCGGCCTGCCCTTGACGATCAAGGAATCCTTCAACATCGCAGGCCTGCCGACGACCTGGGGATTCGTTCCGCAGAAGAACTTCAAGCCTGCCGAAGACGCGCTGCCGGTGGCGCGGATCAAGCAGGCGGGCGGCGTGATCCTCGGCAAGACCAACGTCCCGGTCGGCCTCGGCGATTGGCAGAGCTACAACGACATCTACGGCACCACGAACAACCCGTATGACCTCGGCCGCACGCCGGGGGGATCGTCCGGGGGATCGTCGGCGGCCCTCGCCGCGGGCTATTGCGCGCTCGCCACCGGCTCCGACATCGGCGGCTCGCTGCGCGTACCGGCGTTTCATTGCGGCATCTTCGCCCACAAGCCAACCATCAATCTCTGCGCAGCGCGCGGCGAGACGCCGCCGCCGTTTCCGGCCATTCCGCGCGAGGGCGATCTCGCCGTCATCGGTCCGATGGCGCGCACGGCAGCGGATCTGTCTCTGCTGCTCGACGTCATGGCTGGACCGGATCCGCTCGAAGCCGGGGTCGCCTACAAGCTCGATCTGCCGGCGGCACGGCATCAGACACTGCGCGATTTCCGTGTTCTCTTGATCGAGAGCCACCCGCTGCTGCCGACCGACCGGGACGTGCGCGGCGCGATCGACACGCTCGCGACCGATCTTTCGAAGGCCGGCGTGACGGTCGCGCGTGAGAGCCCGCTGCTGCCAGACTTCGCCGAGACGTCCCGGCTGTACATGCGCATGCTGCTGGGCTTCCTCGGCGCGTTCTTCCTGCCGGAGGAGCTTGCGGACGTGCAGGCCCGGGCGAGCCGATTGTCGCCGGAGGACCGCAGCCTCAGTGCAGAGCGACTGCGGGGGGCGACCGAAAGCCACCGCGCCTGGGTGCTCGACGCCGGTGCCCGCGCCGGCCTGCGCGCGCAATGGCGCGCGCTATTCAAGCGTTTCGATGCGGTGATCTGCCCAATCATGCCAACGCCGGCGTTTCCGCATGATCATTCGCCGGAGCAGCGCCTGCGAACGATCGGCATCGACGGCAAGGACTATCCCTATTCCGACCAACTCGCCTGGCCGGGCATTGCGACGCTTCCGGGCCTGCCGGCAACGGCCGTTCCGCTCGGCCTGTCGAAAGACGGCCTGCCGATCGGCGTGCAGATCGTCGGCCCCTTTCTCGAGGACAGGACGCCGCTCAAGCTTGCCGAGCTGATCGAGCGCGAATTCGGCGGATTCGTGCCGCCGCCTATGTTTAACGATTAG
- a CDS encoding glutathione S-transferase family protein — protein sequence MKLTFSPASPFARKVRIAAIELGLIDKIELTPATVAPGTANEDYSKITPLKKLPVLITNDGDVILDSYVIVEYLNELAGGSLVPDYGPRRWKTKTNHSLINGMLDSMLLCRYEKMVRPQGLQWQAWSDDHWNRAWTGMARFENMPEVLNGPFDISQIGLVCVLGYADFRFADCGWRKAYPKLDAFHQKMLERPSVKISVPPAA from the coding sequence ATGAAACTCACCTTCTCCCCCGCCTCGCCTTTTGCCCGCAAGGTGCGCATTGCCGCGATCGAGCTCGGGCTGATCGATAAGATCGAGCTGACCCCCGCGACCGTCGCGCCGGGCACGGCCAACGAGGACTATTCGAAGATCACGCCGCTGAAGAAGCTGCCGGTGCTGATCACCAATGACGGCGACGTCATTTTGGACTCCTACGTCATCGTCGAATATCTCAACGAGCTCGCCGGCGGCAGCCTAGTGCCGGATTACGGCCCGCGGCGCTGGAAGACCAAGACCAACCACTCGCTGATCAACGGCATGCTCGATTCCATGCTGCTGTGTCGCTACGAGAAGATGGTGCGGCCGCAGGGCCTGCAATGGCAGGCCTGGTCGGACGACCATTGGAACAGGGCCTGGACCGGCATGGCGCGTTTCGAGAACATGCCCGAGGTGCTGAACGGCCCGTTCGACATCTCGCAGATCGGACTCGTCTGCGTGCTCGGCTATGCCGACTTCCGCTTCGCCGATTGCGGCTGGCGCAAGGCCTATCCAAAGCTCGACGCCTTCCACCAGAAGATGCTGGAGCGGCCCTCGGTGAAGATCTCGGTGCCACCAGCCGCATAG